GTGTTGAGAAAACTGGTCGCCAGCTTGCGCGAAGATGGAAGCGGTGAGCGCGCGACTATAGGCCTCGTGCCGACAATGGGCGCGCTGCATGAAGGGCATTTGACGCTGGTGCGCCGTGCGCGCGAGCGTTGCGATCACGTCGTCGCCTCGATCTTCGTCAACCCGACCCAGTTCGGCGAAGGCGAAGACCTCGACGCCTATCCGCGCCAGCTCGAAGAGGACGCCGCGATGCTGCAGCGCGAAGGCTGCTCCCTGCTCTGGGCACCCACAGTTGAGGCGATGTATCCGCAAGGCTTCGTCACCAACATTTCTGTCAGCAAAGTGAGCGAGGGCTATTGCGGCGCTGACCGGCCCGGCCATTTCGATGGCGTGGCAACGGTGGTGTGTAAGCTCTTCAACCAGGTTCAGCCCGACATGGCGTTCTTCGGTGAGAAGGACTTCCAACAGCTTGCTGTTATCCGCGCGATGGCGCGTGATCTCGACCTCACTCTCCCGCATGTCCACCAGATCATTGGCGTGCCAACCGTGCGCGAGGCAGACGGGCTCGCCATGTCCAGCCGCAACCGGTACCTATCGAGTGAGCATCGCGCCGCCGCCGCCACGCTGCCGCGCGCGATGAAGGAGGCCATCGCGCGGATTGAGGACGGGCAGGAAGTGCCCCCCACCCTCGCCGCGCTAGAGGACGAACTTCTGAGCGCAGGCTTTGACAGCGTCGATTATGCCGCGCTCGCCGATGCATCTTCCCTTGCTCCGATTGACACACTATCTGGAGCCGCAGCCCGGCTGCTGGTGGCGGCCAGGATCGGCGGCACGCGGCTGATCGACAATATGGCGGCCGGCTGATCGCCCAAGGGAAATACGCGCGATGTTAAAGCATTTCTGGGGCTCGCTCCTGTTTACCGCCGTCTGCCTTGCGCTGGGCGGCTGGTATGGCTGGACAGTACACGGCACGTTTGACGGCATGCTTTCGGTGCTGTGGATCTGCGCGGTCCTTGCAGTGCTCGAAGTCTCGCTGAGTTTTGACAATGCGGCGGTCAATGCCTCGGTTCTCAAAGATATGGACCCGGTTTGGCAGCAGCGATTCCTCACCTGGGGTATTGCCATCGCTGTGTTCGGGATGCGGATAGTATTTCCGATTGTGATCGTCATGGTCGCAGCCTCGCTCGGCCCCGTGGATGCGGTGCGCCTCGCGCTCAGCGATCCGGGCGAATACCAGCGCATCGTCAGCGATGCGCATATCGGATTGATGGGATTTGGCGGCGCGTTTCTCGGCATGGTTGGGCTCAAATTCTTCTTCGACGCCGACAAACACCTGAACTGGATCGAGACCATCGAGCGCCCGCTTGCCAAGGTTGCGAATATCGAGGCGATTTCCATCGGGCTGGTGCTGCTCGCCACATGGGCAACCTCCACCATGCTAGCCGACAGCGACGCGCTGACCTTCATCATTGCGGCGATTGGCGGTTTGCTGACTTATCTCTTCGTCGAAATCGTCAATCACGTCCTCGAACCGCCCACCCCTTCCTCCGGCGATGTTGCCAGAGCGGGCTTCGGCGCGTTTCTCTATCTCGAAGTGCTTGATGCGAGCTTTTCGTTTGACGGCGTCATCGGAGCCTTCGCGCTCACCAACAACCTCATCATCATCGCCATCGGCCTCGGCATCGGGGCGATGTTTGTGCGCTCGATGACGATCTTCCTGGTGCGCAAAGGCACGATGAGCGAATATCGCTATCTCGAACACGGCGCATTCTACGCGATCCTTGCGCTGTCGGTGATCATGTACATCAACACCTTCGCCCATATTCCCGAGGTCATCACCGGCCTGATCGGTGCTGTGCTGATCGGCCTTGCGTTCTGGGCGTCAGTGCGCGCGAACCGGGCGGATGCAAAGGGCGGATCAGGGCAAGCTGCTGCTTGACGAAAGCCAAGCATTGGTGGCAATGGCGCTGCTTCAGAGCGGGCGGGTATAGCATAGTGGTAATGCTCCAGCCTTCCAAGCTGGCTAGAGGGGTTCGATTCCCCTTACCCGCTCCAGCCCTGCCTTCCCAAAACATCCCAGAAACGCTATAAAACCCTTGGAAACCTTACGGTTTCTGGTGTTCGGTTTTCCTGCATCAGCCCGCTTAGTCTCGCTAAATCTCGCTGATTTGGGGGCCACATTGGGGGCCACACAGGTTTCCGCCAATTCGAGTGGCCCCCAATCTGGGGGCCACGTATTGGGTAAGGGTCTGAAATTATGGCACTAACAGATGTTGCAGTTCGCAAGGCTAGGCCGAAGGCGAAAGCCTACAAAATGGGCGATTCGTTAGGGCTCTTTCTTTTGGTTCAGCCAAGTGGCGGCAGATTGTGGCGGCTGAAGTACCGCATTGATGGGCGCGAGAAGAAGCTGGGGCTCGGGACCTACCCGGAAATTGGGCTCGCAGAGGCCCGCAGTAGGCGCGATGCGGCGCGAGAGCAGCTGGCGCAGGGCAAGGACCCATCTCGCGAAAAACAGCGTGAGAAGGCACGTAAGAAGCTCGGTGCGGAGAATACCTTTGCGTCCATCGCCGCTGAGTTCTGTGAGAAGCGCAAACATGATGGCTCACGAGCTTGGGCACCAGCCACGGCGAAGCGCTGCGAATACCTACTATCGGTCCTCAACAGCTCGATAGGCAATCTGCCGATTGCTGATATCGAGCCTGCCGACATCCTCATAGCCGTTCGCCGGATCGAGAGTAAGGGCAAGCTGGAAAGCGCGAAGCGAACCTTGCAGCTGGCAGGTTCGGTCTTCCGCTACGCGGTCGCTACAGCGCGCCTCAAGTCCGATCCGACACGCGACTTGAGAGGCGCGCTGATGAACCCGACCGTGACTCATTATGGAGCGGTGCTTGATCCAACAGGTGCCGGTGAGCTGCTCAGGGCTATCGATGGCTATGAAGGCCAACCTATCACCAAGCTGGCGATGCAGCTTGCTCCGCATGTGTTCGTAAGGCCGGGCGAGCTCCGCCATGCCGAGTGGAGCGAAATCGACTTCGATAAGGCTCTGTGGACGATCCCGGCGAGTAAGACGAAGATGCGTAAGGATCACCTTGTCCCGCTGTCACGCCAAGCCCTTGCGATTCTGGAAGAGGCCTACCGATTGACAGGCCCCGACGGCTATGTGTTTCCGTCAGTCCGAACCCGCAGGCGACCAATGAGCGACAACACCATCAACGCTGGATTGCGCCGCTTGGGCTACACTACCGACGAAATGACCGCCCACGGCTTCCGCGCGATGGCGTCCACCTTGCTGAACGAAAGCGGCAAGTGGAACCCCGACGCAATCGAGCGCGCACTGGCGCATGGCGACAGCGACAAGGTCCGCGCCGCCTACCATCGTGGAGCGCACTGGAAAGAACGGGTGAAAATGATGAAATGGTGGAGCGACTACCTCGATCAGCTCCGCGAAGGCGCGCAAGTGGTGCCGATCAAGACAGCGAAAGGCTGACGGATCGCGCCAAAAATTGCAACTCTTCTACGACCCGTAAGAA
This genomic window from uncultured Erythrobacter sp. contains:
- a CDS encoding integrase arm-type DNA-binding domain-containing protein codes for the protein MALTDVAVRKARPKAKAYKMGDSLGLFLLVQPSGGRLWRLKYRIDGREKKLGLGTYPEIGLAEARSRRDAAREQLAQGKDPSREKQREKARKKLGAENTFASIAAEFCEKRKHDGSRAWAPATAKRCEYLLSVLNSSIGNLPIADIEPADILIAVRRIESKGKLESAKRTLQLAGSVFRYAVATARLKSDPTRDLRGALMNPTVTHYGAVLDPTGAGELLRAIDGYEGQPITKLAMQLAPHVFVRPGELRHAEWSEIDFDKALWTIPASKTKMRKDHLVPLSRQALAILEEAYRLTGPDGYVFPSVRTRRRPMSDNTINAGLRRLGYTTDEMTAHGFRAMASTLLNESGKWNPDAIERALAHGDSDKVRAAYHRGAHWKERVKMMKWWSDYLDQLREGAQVVPIKTAKG
- the panC gene encoding pantoate--beta-alanine ligase; its protein translation is MQTAHTLDVLRKLVASLREDGSGERATIGLVPTMGALHEGHLTLVRRARERCDHVVASIFVNPTQFGEGEDLDAYPRQLEEDAAMLQREGCSLLWAPTVEAMYPQGFVTNISVSKVSEGYCGADRPGHFDGVATVVCKLFNQVQPDMAFFGEKDFQQLAVIRAMARDLDLTLPHVHQIIGVPTVREADGLAMSSRNRYLSSEHRAAAATLPRAMKEAIARIEDGQEVPPTLAALEDELLSAGFDSVDYAALADASSLAPIDTLSGAAARLLVAARIGGTRLIDNMAAG
- a CDS encoding DUF475 domain-containing protein; the encoded protein is MLKHFWGSLLFTAVCLALGGWYGWTVHGTFDGMLSVLWICAVLAVLEVSLSFDNAAVNASVLKDMDPVWQQRFLTWGIAIAVFGMRIVFPIVIVMVAASLGPVDAVRLALSDPGEYQRIVSDAHIGLMGFGGAFLGMVGLKFFFDADKHLNWIETIERPLAKVANIEAISIGLVLLATWATSTMLADSDALTFIIAAIGGLLTYLFVEIVNHVLEPPTPSSGDVARAGFGAFLYLEVLDASFSFDGVIGAFALTNNLIIIAIGLGIGAMFVRSMTIFLVRKGTMSEYRYLEHGAFYAILALSVIMYINTFAHIPEVITGLIGAVLIGLAFWASVRANRADAKGGSGQAAA